From the Halobellus litoreus genome, the window ATCCGGTTGGAGAAGCCGTACTCGTTGTCGTACCACGTCAGGATCTTGTAGAGGCCGCCGTCGTTGACGGCGTTCGTCGAGTTCAGGTCGACCGTCGAGGAGAAGGGCAGCCCGAGGATGTCGGTGGAGACGACCTCGTCGTCGGTGTAACCGAGCACGCCCGCGAGCGGGCCCGCGTCGGCGGCGTCGCGGAAGGCGTCGTTGATCTCCTCGGTCGAGGGCGTCGAATCGAGGGAGACGACCAGTTCGGTGATCGAGCCGTTCGGGACGGGGACGCGAATCGCCATCCCGTCGAGTTTCCCTTCGAGTTGTGGGAGGATCTCGGTCGTCGCCGCTGCGGCCCCCGTCGAGGTAGGGACGATGTTCTCGGCGGCCGCCCGGCCGCGGCGCGTCTTCGACATCGGGCCGTCGACGAGGTTCTGGCTGCCGGTGTAGGCGTGGACCGTCGTCAGCAGGCCGCTCTCGATGCCGAACTCGTCGTCGAGCACCTTCGCGACGGGGCTGATGGAGTTCGTCGTACAGGAGGCGTTCGAGATCACGTCCTCGCCGTCGTACTCGTCGTGGTTGACGCCGTAGACGAGCTGTTTGACGGGCTCTTCACCCTTCGGGGGCGCGGAGATGATGA encodes:
- the gap gene encoding type I glyceraldehyde-3-phosphate dehydrogenase, producing MSERSNVSTGQAAADSETVRVGLNGFGRIGRNVFRAVRDHPNVELVGINDVMDFDDMAYLAKYDTVMGRADDVAREGDSLVAGDTTVPLYNVQDPTNLPWDDLDVDVALECTGIFRTKADASAHLEAGADKVIISAPPKGEEPVKQLVYGVNHDEYDGEDVISNASCTTNSISPVAKVLDDEFGIESGLLTTVHAYTGSQNLVDGPMSKTRRGRAAAENIVPTSTGAAAATTEILPQLEGKLDGMAIRVPVPNGSITELVVSLDSTPSTEEINDAFRDAADAGPLAGVLGYTDDEVVSTDILGLPFSSTVDLNSTNAVNDGGLYKILTWYDNEYGFSNRMLDVAHYVIYG